The sequence GGAAATTTGAACCAGTAGATTATGGAGTATTTGTGGCACTTGCACACACCCATTGGGTCGAAAAAATGCTTGGGATAATTACAAGGGTATGCCTGCGGCTCGCCCTCGAAAAACGAGTAGCCCAGGGGCGGTAAATCCCTGAATATTCGCCCGGGAAAACGTTTGCAATGATTGCCACTAGTAATCATTTCAACTTGTTGTGCGCGTGATGAATGGTCTTCGAACTCGTGTTTCCGCAACGGACGTTTGAGGGTGAGGGTGCAGAATGTGTACCTGGTGCCGAGGCAGAAAGGGGTAAACAAAGCACACAGTGCGGTTAGGTATCGTGGGAGGGGGGAAGAGCGTATACGTAGTGACGAAAGACAATCTCATTAAGCGTTGTTAGGAATTGGAAGCTCTGCTTTGAGTTTCGTTGCCAGCGAGTGTAGACTGAGTGTATGCGGAAGCTCATGCAAGTGTCGGGTTTGTTGATCCCTTCGGGGTTAGGCGCATTGAACCAGCCGGATTAGCCGGCCAGTGACAAGGAAAGAGTTGATTGGTGCTGTCAACGGAGACGTTTTGAGAGTGACCTCCATAGAAGTCTAGATCGCCATCGGGATTGCCCAGAAATGATCGTGGTGTAGTTTGACGGGGGACAGTAGGAAGAAAATATGACTTGATTTGGGAGCGCTCAGATCCAGTCGGGAAAGCTGAAAGAACCGCCAACGTGGTACTATGTGGGTCTATGTGCACGTAACGGGTGCAAAGAGACGGCGAAGCGGAGCAAGCGAAGAGCAATTTCGTTATTAGACTAACGGGTCGGTGGCGGCTGATGCTTGGTTGTATTATCAATCAAAATGAGTTGAGTAAATTTAAGGAGAAAAGCGACGCAGGTTCGGTCTGTCCTGTCGATTGCCCCGCTTTGGACAAGCGACCACTTGATCTATATGTGAGTACCATGCGAGTTTCATTTCCGCATTTTTTAGCGGGTCTCGGACGCGTTTGGCGCCTGGATCATTTACTCAGCAGCTGACCTCACCGCTAGTGCTCTTCTAACTGTACCACCACCAGTCCCAGACGGACTCGAAAAACTCCGAGTTTACGGACTCTCGTGCGTTCAGCATTTATACACTATTATCTGAGCTAACAATCGGTTTGCCCCTGTTGTGACGGTGCGCTTTGATTTGTCCAGATCCTGTGCACTACAACTATACACCTACACCTACCTCTACCATCGGCCTACTACGCCGCCTAGACCTGATCTATTAATTTTTCAACTAGTGTTTTTCAGCCCTGTCGTACACGCCCACCATGGCTCCGGCATTGGATCAACGCGGCGCGCCAGCAGGGGGGAACACGGAGCGCAACCGAAGCCCCCCAGCTTTTCTCGATCTCGCCAACTCGGTAAATACTCCCGTTTTTTCATGTATCCGTTGCTAATTGGATTTTCAGGCCGCACGACAAGGGGCTAATTTACCCGATGTAAACTCTGTAAGTACATGCATTCTCCATCACCACGTCCTCTAACCCGCATTTAGCGTATCGAGCAGAAGCGCATGGAACACGAGCGCCAGCGCTTGCAACAGCGCAAGATTTTCGAGGAGCAAATGCGTATGCTTGAGCACCAGCAGGCTCTCGAGGAGCAGAAACTTATGGGCAGTCCTGCCCTCGGTGGAGGCCCCCTCAACCCCGCCCTCTCCCTCATCGGCGGCGGAGCTATGCAGCACCATCCTGCCATGTCGGCGCCTACCACTCCTCCTCGCACCAACAGTGTTCTCCCGATGTCCTCGCACAATATTGATAGTGATCTCGCTGCTGCGCTCTCGTCCCACGGGCTTGCCCCTGGAAGTCGCCTCAGTAGCGGATCGTTATTCAGTGGTGTCAGCTTCGGAACGCCCCAGAGCGCATTTCACAGTCCTGCCAACACGACCGAAAAGCGCAAATCCGTCAATTACGCTGATTTTGCGGAATACAACACTTATTCACCCGATGCAACCACACACGCTCACACGGTCGCGATGCCCTCAGTCTCTCAGTTTGGCTCTCATACACACACCGCGGGTGCCAAGAGCATGCCAGGTTCGCGTCGCGGCTCTGGCAACCACGGGGATTTGCCGGGCATCAATTTACAGGGTCTTTCCATTCGGGACTCGAACACTCCCAACAACCCGGCCAGACTGGCATCCTCAAGAACGGTGTTGGTGGCGTTTTTGGTCCTACGACCTCCCAGTCTAAGACGTTCAATCCCGGTTTTTTGCTCGACGAAGAACTCGACAAGGAAGTGTCCCGTGATATGCATAGTAAGCGTAATTTGTATTCCAGTTTAGAACCCACACTAATCCCTTACAGAATCTGTCAACTTTCTCCCCCTTTCGTCCGAGGAAGAGCCCAAGTCGCTACTCAAGTCTGACTCGTACTCTAAGCTTTCTGCGTCCAGCGCTGCTCTCGATCTAGCACCTCTCTCGCAAACGCCGCCTAGAGGCCCTGGTCCCAATGGACGGCTCGACAACTCCAAGTCGTCCGAATGGCCTCCATTCTCTGGTGGTGTCCGCCCGAACGAACAGGCACGCATGCGCAATGTCACAAATCCTGGCACCATTGGCGGTTCGCGTCCTTCGTCTGGCATGGGAGGCCATACGTCATCTAGCCCAACTACGATCCCGGGAGATGTCGGGATTGCCAATGCATCGGCGAGGAGTGTCCCGGCGACGCCCATGTCTGCTCGTCAGAACATCCCCGGTAAAACGGTTGGATTGCCTTCTGGAGAAGTTGGTTCGTTCAATGAACAGAACAACGGTACATACAATATGAATCGCCTTTCCGGAGCTTTCGATACCCCTGTGACGTTTAGCTCTGTTCAAAGCTCCGGAAACGAAGAAAACGTAAGTACCGGTGGTTCTTTTTTTAATCATGTTTCGGTTATTGAACACAAAGCACTTTAGTTTTCGAATAACCTAAGTGGCGACATTGGTGGTGCTCAAAACTTTAATTCTTTTGACTATGATGGCGGCGCGCGCAACAACGCCCATAGCGGATCGACCGCGCTCTACCAGCACAATGGCTCTCGTTACGGCCTTGCGCTCGGGAATGGACGTTTTATGTCTCAAGAAAACAACAAAATGAGCGGATTACATGGCACCAAACACAAGCGAGGCGATATGGATCGTGAGTGTAAGCCTTCCTCATGCAAGCCTGCGCGCGATCGACTGATTTCCTTGTTCCCTAGTCAACCGATTCGCAGGCACGCGTTTGGAAGACCTCGTCGGCGAAATCCCCGCCTTGTGCAAGGACCAGCATGGCTGTCGCTACCTCCAGAAGAAATTAGAGGAGGGTGTCCCTGAGCACCGCGATATCATTTTCCATGAAACGTTTAGTTTGTTTGCTGAGTTGATGACCGGTGAGCTCGGG comes from Rhizoctonia solani chromosome 4, complete sequence and encodes:
- a CDS encoding Pumilio-family RNA binding repeat; the protein is MAPALDQRGAPAGGNTERNRSPPAFLDLANSAARQGANLPDVNSRIEQKRMEHERQRLQQRKIFEEQMRMLEHQQALEEQKLMGSPALGGGPLNPALSLIGGGAMQHHPAMSAPTTPPRTNSVLPMSSHNIDSDLAAALSSHGLAPGSRLSSGSLFSGVSFGTPQSAFHSPANTTEKRKSVNYADFAEYNTYSPDATTHAHTVAMPSVSQFGSHTHTAGAKSMPGSFHSGLEHSQQPGQTGILKNGVGGVFGPTTSQSKTFNPGFLLDEELDKEVSRDMHKSVNFLPLSSEEEPKSLLKSDSYSKLSASSAALDLAPLSQTPPRGPGPNGRLDNSKSSEWPPFSGGVRPNEQARMRNVTNPGTIGGSRPSSGMGGHTSSSPTTIPGDVGIANASARSVPATPMSARQNIPGKTVGLPSGEVGSFNEQNNGTYNMNRLSGAFDTPVTFSSVQSSGNEENFSNNLSGDIGGAQNFNSFDYDGGARNNAHSGSTALYQHNGSRYGLALGNGRFMSQENNKMSGLHGTKHKRGDMDLNRFAGTRLEDLVGEIPALCKDQHGCRYLQKKLEEGVPEHRDIIFHETFSLFAELMTDPFGNYLCQKLLEYSTDEQRNMICESVAHDLVGISLNMHGTRAVQKMIDFLSTQRQANPSSYDAQIHSIIMALSMHVVTLIKDLNGNHVIQKCLNRLIPEDNQFIYNAVAAHCVEVATHRHGCCVLQRCIDHASDSQRIQLVTEITFNALTLVQDPYGNYVVQYILDLNDNRFSDAVIRQFIGNVCALSVQKFSSNVIEKCIRVAEHNTRKMLIEELLNRNRLEKLLRDSFGNYCVQTALDYAEPTQRMLLVEGIRPILPLIRNTPYGKRIQSKLQREQMENHQQYGGNHGGYNPTHAALVNLAMNGNGIGMGGRHVSQPSVHHSPLADAYNRPNLYNIPQQMHHGIQQQPIDHYGTPHMMASNLHHSPMTTTAAFPNVSGFSNPMPNNYGALGISAGMSDPYQRANFPYGM